GGAAAAATATCGTCCAGCAAACAAAGCTCGGCCAGCCACTGCCCCATCAACTGATCGATATGGCATCCGTCACCCAGCTGATATTTCAGCTGTTGGCTCTCGTTGTCCCAGTAAAAATCATAAACATCACCATGATCGTTATTCCACGTGATCTCCGCAGGCTGCCAGTAAGAGGCCAGTATTTCCCGGTCGGTTAAATCAATCCGCTGCTGATAATATTCGCCATTGAAGAGTGTCGATAGCTGGCTTCGGCCATTATCCAGCACGCTTTGCCACAGCGCCGCGTCTTTATCCTGCCCCAGTACTGTTGCTATTTGTACCCCAGCCGCCAGCGCCGCCAGATATAAACCGCTCAGCCAGGGATTGGGGCCGAACAACTCCATGTCCAGAGTATGATGCTGCCTGCCGGTAATCAGCCCCTGGCGAAGAGGGTCCCACCGATCTTCATTGTTCTCGTCCCACGCAAACCTAATCATGGCGCAAACGGCGGGCCATTTTTGCCACAGCCAGTTTTTGTCACCTCACAGTAGCCAGTCACGATAGATATTGATCACTTCGCCAAATTGACCGTCAACGCACGCGCGAAAATCGAAAGGCGCACTTCCCAACGGCAGCGCGAGACGAAAGCGCAGGCTGCCCGATTCGCGCAGGTTATATTGCTGATTGAGATCCCGCATGCTGCGCGACAAACGTGGGAACAGCCACGGTAGCGCCAGCGCATAGTTCCATACGTGAATACAGGAGCCTTCGCAGCAGCCCAGATCGTCCAGCGTACCTTCCCAGCCGTAAAAGCTGCCATCTTCCAGACGCAGGCAGGTGGGAGCATGAAGCACCGCCAGATTCGCCGATACCGCTTCTTTGACTACCGCAGGCAGCGTTGAGTGATGCAACGCCTGCTGAAAAGCCAGCGTCTGTGCTTTTAAGCGCCCGGCATTGTGCTCAACATAATCCAGGACATGGCTGGCGCTGGCAAATTTCACCGCATAATAATTGCGCCATCCCGGCTGCCCCTGCCAGTCCTCATATCGCAGGAGCTCGTGGGTCGCTTTATCATACCAACGGCGCCAGTAGTTGTAGCTAATGGGCATATACCAGCTCAGCAAAAAGCGCACCCGTCGGCGTTCCCCCGCTGCCAGATGAAAATGAGCGGCCAGTGAAGAGGTATCCTGAAAAGCAGCTGGCCGATCGTAGCGCCGGTTTTCCAGCCGCGGCGCGCGACAAAAGTCATGCCAGAAGACGCTTACGCTGTCGAACCAGCTTCCGCGATACCAGTTTTCCTGCCAGCTGACGTCCGTGGCATCCGTTGATAGCGCCATTTCGCCAAAGCATGGGTGGCTGGGGTCAACACGCTGTTGACCAAATTGTAGAGTGGGATAATGTCGCCCGGTGCAGTAGCGGTTTACCGTGTCGGCATCGGCTAAATCATTATGCAACGAACAACAAAGCGTAAAATCCAACGCCTCATCGGCCGTATTGATAACGTCCCACTCAAACCAGGCGACGGGTAATGACGAATCATCCTCATTGCCTGGGATAAATGGGTTGAATGCCAGTAACTGAACATCCGCCGGAAAATGCGGATCGCTAAATTGCAGGGTGGCGCAGGGAAATTCACCCTCAAATACCGTTCGCGAAAAATGAGGCATTCCCGCAAGGGCCTCTACCGCCGGACCTGTGCCATAACCGGTGTGCTGCTTGCGCAGTCGCTCGCGCACGTTGTAGCTGCCAGAAAGGGACTCCTGGTAATCGCCGTGCAGCACCCTTGCATCCACCAGTTCACCGGCACGCTCGGCTTTAATGGCAAAGTGCGTATACCCGTTGTGGCGTCCCTTGTCCGGGTGATTGTATATTTCCCAGTCGGTCAGGCGTCCATTGCCGGCAAGGCTGATATTTCCGCAGCCAATCCCACCCAGAGGAAAACGTATTTCTTTCGTTTTTTCATTTTGGTAACGCATCAGTTCGCCTCCTGCCCAACGTTTTGACTATCACGTAGCGCCAGTTCATGCGCCACGTCTTTATTTCTCTGTTCCGTCAGAGGATATACGCGCAAAATAAGAGGCGCGACCAACAGTAAAATTCCCGGTGCAATCGTAAAACTAATGTTAATCCCCAGAATGGTTTGCACACTTTGCCCGACGTTTGGCACATAGTGAATAAGGGCCAGAATATAGCCAGTAAGGGCGCCGCCAATCGCACCAGAGAGTTTTAGCTGAAACAGATTTAACGAAAAAACCATGCCCTCCACTCGCTGGTGGTTTTTATATTCATACCATGCGACGGTATCCGGTAGCATCGCACCCAAAATGACACCCAGCACGCCAAGAAAATAACCAGGCAGACTGTTCATGATAACCGCCGTCCATAAATTCAAATGC
This region of Enterobacter cancerogenus genomic DNA includes:
- a CDS encoding GH116 family glycosyl-hydrolase, translating into MRYQNEKTKEIRFPLGGIGCGNISLAGNGRLTDWEIYNHPDKGRHNGYTHFAIKAERAGELVDARVLHGDYQESLSGSYNVRERLRKQHTGYGTGPAVEALAGMPHFSRTVFEGEFPCATLQFSDPHFPADVQLLAFNPFIPGNEDDSSLPVAWFEWDVINTADEALDFTLCCSLHNDLADADTVNRYCTGRHYPTLQFGQQRVDPSHPCFGEMALSTDATDVSWQENWYRGSWFDSVSVFWHDFCRAPRLENRRYDRPAAFQDTSSLAAHFHLAAGERRRVRFLLSWYMPISYNYWRRWYDKATHELLRYEDWQGQPGWRNYYAVKFASASHVLDYVEHNAGRLKAQTLAFQQALHHSTLPAVVKEAVSANLAVLHAPTCLRLEDGSFYGWEGTLDDLGCCEGSCIHVWNYALALPWLFPRLSRSMRDLNQQYNLRESGSLRFRLALPLGSAPFDFRACVDGQFGEVINIYRDWLL